From a region of the Paenibacillus lutimineralis genome:
- a CDS encoding amino acid ABC transporter ATP-binding protein: protein MITVKNLHKKFGHLHILKGIDLEISQGEVVVVIGPSGSGKSTFLRCLNMLETPSEGEILFEGESITARGHNINMTRQKMGMVFQQFNLFPHKTVLDNITLAPIRVKKMEKNKAEAVAMDLLQTVGLQDKRDAYPSQLSGGQKQRIAIARALAMEPHVMLFDEPTSALDPEMVGEVLDVMKKLADKGMTMVIVTHEMGFAREVGDRIIFMDQGQVLEQGSPQQVFGAPKEQRTKEFLSKVL from the coding sequence GTGATAACCGTTAAAAATTTGCATAAAAAATTCGGCCATCTCCACATTTTGAAGGGGATAGACCTTGAGATCTCGCAAGGGGAGGTTGTCGTTGTAATCGGTCCGAGCGGATCGGGGAAAAGTACGTTCCTGCGTTGTCTTAACATGCTGGAGACCCCATCTGAAGGAGAGATTCTGTTCGAAGGCGAATCGATTACTGCACGTGGGCATAACATTAATATGACTCGTCAGAAGATGGGGATGGTGTTCCAGCAGTTTAACCTGTTTCCACATAAGACGGTGCTCGACAACATCACACTTGCGCCTATACGCGTGAAGAAGATGGAGAAGAACAAGGCAGAAGCCGTAGCGATGGATCTGTTGCAGACCGTCGGTCTACAGGATAAGCGGGATGCCTATCCTTCGCAATTGTCTGGTGGACAGAAGCAGCGGATTGCGATTGCCAGAGCGCTGGCTATGGAGCCGCATGTGATGCTGTTCGATGAACCGACCTCCGCGCTTGACCCCGAAATGGTCGGAGAGGTGCTCGATGTCATGAAGAAGCTGGCCGACAAAGGAATGACGATGGTGATCGTTACGCATGAAATGGGCTTTGCCCGCGAGGTTGGCGATCGCATCATCTTTATGGATCAGGGTCAGGTACTGGAGCAAGGCTCGCCACAGCAGGTATTTGGTGCGCCTAAGGAGCAGCGGACGAAGGAATTCCTGAGCAAAGTACTCTAA
- a CDS encoding 3D domain-containing protein, with translation MKKQHTWTFKRIMKTAFISAGLFGAMTSVPALADSLHTAKEGDTFYTLSKQYGVPMDKLMTANPSVKATNIYEGLSITIPDDKSNTMSALEVKTESTGNAAILPTLSVFADQKVVEAWGKSFNYSKTMNVKATAYSSAPSENGGYGAVDYYGNALKLGTIAVDPKIIPLGTKVLVTGHDHEGLPKKAFVATATDIGGAIKGNRIDIFIPGSTSFVNQFGYQDVKLFVLK, from the coding sequence ATGAAGAAACAACATACATGGACATTCAAGCGTATTATGAAGACAGCATTTATTTCTGCTGGATTATTTGGAGCGATGACATCCGTTCCTGCGCTGGCTGACTCGTTACATACAGCGAAGGAAGGAGATACATTCTATACACTGTCGAAGCAGTATGGAGTGCCTATGGATAAGCTGATGACAGCGAATCCTTCCGTCAAGGCAACGAATATATATGAAGGTCTTAGCATCACAATCCCTGATGATAAGAGCAATACGATGTCTGCTCTGGAAGTGAAGACCGAGTCTACGGGCAACGCAGCTATTTTACCTACGCTCAGCGTATTTGCCGATCAGAAGGTGGTAGAGGCTTGGGGCAAGAGCTTTAATTATTCCAAGACAATGAATGTAAAGGCGACAGCTTATTCTTCTGCACCAAGCGAGAATGGTGGATACGGGGCTGTAGATTATTATGGCAATGCGCTTAAACTTGGAACGATTGCAGTTGACCCGAAAATCATTCCTCTCGGTACTAAGGTACTTGTAACCGGCCATGATCATGAAGGTCTGCCTAAGAAAGCATTTGTAGCGACAGCAACGGATATTGGTGGCGCCATTAAGGGCAACCGAATTGATATTTTCATTCCAGGCAGCACCTCATTTGTGAATCAGTTTGGCTACCAGGATGTTAAGTTATTTGTATTGAAATAG